A segment of the Synechococcus sp. CBW1002 genome:
GGAGGGAAGCCTGGGCCGCAGCTACGCCCAGCTGATTCGTCAGCTCGACTACGACCCTGAATTCTTCCGGCCCAGGCCCACGGGAACCCAGGCCCACTGGTTGACCCAGCGCATCGCCACCACCCACGACATCCACCATGTGGTGAGTGGATTCGGCACGGTTTCCGAAGGGGAAAGTGGGGTGCTGGCGATCACCGCCTGTCAGATCGGCTTTCCCGCCTACGTGCTGCTCACCACAGCCGGACAACTGGCCACCTTCCGCTTCCAGACCGAGCGCCTGCCGCGACTGAGCGCGGCTGTGGCGCACGGCATGGCGATGGCTCGGCAGGCGAGTTGCCTGGCCGTGGCCCACTGGGAAGAGGGCTGGCACAGTCCGGTGGCCGATTGGCGGGAGGAGCTGGGGATCCTCGAACCCGCCGATGGTGAGCCCTATGGACTGACC
Coding sequences within it:
- a CDS encoding Coq4 family protein, with the protein product MARFGELLRAANNLKLLAAIGRSGGDLGSVADLVDNMLDTPQMEACIGRFRSVPGGAAMMDARYPPLQPDLDRLIQLPEGSLGRSYAQLIRQLDYDPEFFRPRPTGTQAHWLTQRIATTHDIHHVVSGFGTVSEGESGVLAITACQIGFPAYVLLTTAGQLATFRFQTERLPRLSAAVAHGMAMARQASCLAVAHWEEGWHSPVADWREELGILEPADGEPYGLTPAVPAA